A region of the Myxococcales bacterium genome:
CACCTCGGCAAACCCCTGCAGGCGCGCCTCTGCCCCGGCCATACCCTCGGTGCCTGGGGACACGACCGTGCTGAGACGCATCGAGACTGCCCAGTGATCGCGGCGGGCAGGTCCGCGATCCAGCACAAGGGTGTTGCGCCAGATCTCCTCGAGGTTGCCCGCGGTGCCCTCGTACCAGTGGTAGACCAGGGATTGCTGGCTTTGGCTTCGATAGAGAAACCGATCGACGTATCCGCCGCCGCTGAGGGGAACCACGTCGTGTGAAAGCTCGCTGTAGCCCAACCCCGGAACTGCAGTTTTCTTAGAGATCAGCGAGCCCCGTCCGTTCAGACGATCATCGGTCAGAATCTGAATTTGGACGCTGGAATCCAAGAAGTCGTATTCGCGGTGCAGCCACTTCGTCACCCCCACACTGCCGAGAAACTTTCGGTCGAGCTTTCGCCCCTTGGGCATGCTCCCGGCGAGTTCGGGCGGCAGACGAAGAGCCCGAGGTTCATGGGAGAGTGCGGTAGAGGCTTCGGGTTGCCAGGCGGGGATCAAGAAATTGCCAGTACCCAAAATGAGGAGAAACAGGGCCACACTCACGGGTCTGGCCCAGGTGAGGCGCGCGTCGGTCATGTCTGTCTGATGAAGCTTGTTTTTGGCCGAGGACGGAAGCTTGGCTTCGAGACGTTTCAGAAGATTGTCGAAGGCGACGATCAAGAGCACACCACCCCCCAACATGACGATCCCCTGGGCGGTGTGCAGCGGACTCCAGGTGCCATAGGGATTGAAGATGATCGACAAGACGCGAACGAAGTTTACGAAGTAGCCAAAGATCGGCGCGACCAACAAAAGCGATATCACCTGGAAGGGTCGTCGGTAGAAAAGTATCGAGTACAGCACGCTGGCCATGATCAAGGTTTCGATCATCCGCATGCCACTACAGGTCTCGATCACCTGAAACCATTGCGGACCCGTGTAGATCACATCACCGAATCTCTCCGGCGCGTGGCCGATCAAGCGCATGAACGCCTCCGTGCTCGAGGCGGTGGAGAGCTGTAGGGGCCAGACGATCCAGTTGACGATGCTGGCGGGAATGGGAAAGGCAAATACCAGGAACAGTGCCGGCGCAGCGATCGCGCGGAGCCCACTGCGACCTCCGAGCATGGCGCCCGCTCCAAGTAGCAGCAGAATCATGCTCGGGATCAGAAGCTCCGGTGCGCGAACGAAGTCGGCCCAGCGTCCGATCACCCCACCGCACGCGAGCAGGCAGGCACCCGCGACCCACAACGGTGGTTGGCGGAGCGCGCGCTGTAACTGCGCGCGTCGGCTGATCAACAGCAGCGCGACCACTGCAAAGATCAGAACCGGAGTGCCCCCAGCGGGTGCAAACAGCTCGGCCTCGGCACCATCGATAGGAGCCGTGCCGTACGGCTCGGGATTGAAGTCCAGCAGTCCCCAATTGACGAAGAGTATGAGCCCCGCGATTGCGGCGAGCATCGGTTCAGTCCTGACCGACCCGAACGAGAGAGAGCCAGCCCAGGATCAAGAGCAACCCGCCAATCGGGGTGACGGGCCCGAGCCAGCGCATGTTCGTGAGCAGCAACAAATAGATCGATCCAGAAAAGAGCAGCATGCCGGCGCTGAATAGCGAAGCGGGCAACTTGACAGAATTTCCGCTGTACGCCGCAAACAGGCCGAGGGTGAGCAGCACTGCGCTGTGGAGCAATTGATAGTGCGCTGCGGTGGCCCAGGATTCGAGTTGATCGGGAGTGAGACGCGACTTGAGACCGTGGGCGCCAAATGCACCGGCGACGACGGCCAGCATCCCCGATACCGCGGCGACCTGAATCCACATGGCAATCTCCTCCGCGGCCAATCGTACCGGAAACGACGCCTTGCCTCGACGGTTTGATCTCGGCTCGATAGGCTCGCTTCCCAGGAGGAACAAGTGGCAAAACGAGTCGACTGGTATTACCACCGCAAGGGCTGAACTTCCTGCACGCGAGCGTCCAAGTTTTTGGACGCCAATGCGATCGAGCCCAAGGAAATCGTGTCAGCTAGCAAGAAACTCGGCGAGAAGGAAGCCGTCGAACTGGCCAGGTCCGTGTCCAGACTGGTCGTGGCCAAAGGGAAAAACATCAGCGAGTTCAATGCGGGCGAATTGAACTCGAGCGAAGCTCTTGCTGCGATGTTGGGCCCCACCGGCAATCTTCGAGCGCCGACCCTCAGAGTGGGGAAGACCCTCGTGGTCGGCTTCAACGATGAGATCTACAGCAAGTCGCTTCTATAGAGAAAGTCGCAGCTATAAAAGAGGCGAACCCAACTCGTCATGTTGCAGCCCGACCAGGTCTCGATACTGGCCTGGCTGCGCCATCAATTCTTCGTGAGTTCCCTGTTGGGTGATCCTTCCAAATTCCATCACGACAATTCTGTCGGCTCGGCGAATCGTCGAGAGCCGGTGGGCGACAATGAACAGGGTGCGATTGCCGCGAAGCGCATCGATGGCGTCTTGAACCGTCTGTTCAGTCTTTGCATCGAGCGCGCTGGTGGCTTCGTCAAACACCAGGATTGCGGGGTTCTTCAGCAGTGCCCGGGCAATCGTGATGCGCTGACGTTGGCCTCCCGACAGGCGCAGGCCAAACTCACCGACCTTGGTCAGATACCCGTCCGGGAGTTGGGTCGCAAACTCGCTCACCCGCGCGACCGTCGCCGCGTGTTCGACTTCTTCATCGCTGGCCTCCGGGCGCCCGTATCGGA
Encoded here:
- a CDS encoding archaeosortase/exosortase family protein gives rise to the protein MLAAIAGLILFVNWGLLDFNPEPYGTAPIDGAEAELFAPAGGTPVLIFAVVALLLISRRAQLQRALRQPPLWVAGACLLACGGVIGRWADFVRAPELLIPSMILLLLGAGAMLGGRSGLRAIAAPALFLVFAFPIPASIVNWIVWPLQLSTASSTEAFMRLIGHAPERFGDVIYTGPQWFQVIETCSGMRMIETLIMASVLYSILFYRRPFQVISLLLVAPIFGYFVNFVRVLSIIFNPYGTWSPLHTAQGIVMLGGGVLLIVAFDNLLKRLEAKLPSSAKNKLHQTDMTDARLTWARPVSVALFLLILGTGNFLIPAWQPEASTALSHEPRALRLPPELAGSMPKGRKLDRKFLGSVGVTKWLHREYDFLDSSVQIQILTDDRLNGRGSLISKKTAVPGLGYSELSHDVVPLSGGGYVDRFLYRSQSQQSLVYHWYEGTAGNLEEIWRNTLVLDRGPARRDHWAVSMRLSTVVSPGTEGMAGAEARLQGFAEVIRNALR
- a CDS encoding DUF423 domain-containing protein, which codes for MWIQVAAVSGMLAVVAGAFGAHGLKSRLTPDQLESWATAAHYQLLHSAVLLTLGLFAAYSGNSVKLPASLFSAGMLLFSGSIYLLLLTNMRWLGPVTPIGGLLLILGWLSLVRVGQD